The Pedobacter ginsengisoli region GCAGAGAAGGTCCACTTGCCATTATGGTAAACATTAACCAGTTTAAATTCATGCCCCGTATCCTGATTTGCAGGAAACTCTCCGCCATACACTTCAAAATTATTTACGGCTTTTGAAAGCGTATAGCTCAGCCAGCCTGTGTATTTGCCATGTGTTTTCTGCAACAAAAACTCAATCCCTTTGGTATAGCCGGTTCCATTGTAAAAATGCTCTTCCAGGGTTCCTGCCGAGCCCATTCTTCGGCCTGTTTGCCGTTGCGAATATTCACTCAGGTTATCAAGGCTTTTATAATAGCCCTCCACATCAATCAAAAACTGATCTGTCTCATAACTAACCCCTGCAACATAATGCAAGGCAGAGCTTACCGGAATGGTACTCCCGTTTGATAGTACCCAGAAATCGCGGCTCCCCGCCAGAATATCTTCTTTAATTACCCGGTTCGTAAACTGATAGAATTTTCCGGTCGAGCCTTTAAGCGTTAGCCTGTCTATAAGCGTGTAAGTTGCCGAAAACCGGGGTTCCATATATACTTTTCCGGTAAGGTCATAATACGTACTGCGAAAGCCCGGATTTAGCTGTAAACCCCTTAGCGGTGTAATCTCCAGGTCTGCATATCCGCCTCCGGTTAGTGCCTTGGTATTCTGGTTAATTAAGGTACTGGTATCATTTAAGCTGTTCTCGTAAGCAACATTTTGTCTTGATGCAAAGCCTCCAAACAACACCTTTAATTTACCCGTAGCCTGCAACTCCCAATCAGATTTCAAACTAAAATCTTTCAGATTGTTCTTTTCAAAAGTTCCTGTCGAAATTTCCTGATCAACCCCCTCACTATCCTGAACAGTTATTTTATTGCTGTTATCCCTGTCGCTATGATAGGTAGAATAGCTAAGTAAAGTATTGGAATATAGTCTTGAAGTCCACCTGCTCGACCACTTAAAACTTGATCCCAAATTACCGTATGTTGTTTTATCGGTTGAACTGATACTTCCTCCGCCCGATAAAAATGCCGGTAAGGCTACGTCCCTGCTGTTATCAAGATTATCATTTCCCTGGTAAATACTCCACGAAAACCTGTTCCTGTCATCGGGAGCATAAGTGTACTTGGCATTCAAGTCATAAAACGACGATGATGGTGTGGTAACGGTCGCAGCACCACCAAAACCTCCACCTCCGCCACCCGGGGGGCCGCCTCCCATACGTCCACCCCCTGGCACAGAAGCAACAGCTGTGCTGCTGTTGAATTTATTAAAGATCTTATTGTACAATGGCCCCTGATACGAATGCCGGTAAGCCAATAGCAATGTCGATTTAGGGTTTAACGGTTTTTCCAAAAACACGTTGGCACTTAGCAAGCTCAGATCTCCGGCAATATTGGTTTCTTTATTATTACCTTCTTTACCAACTATATCCGTCACACTTGATAAACGTCCGCCATATTTTGCAGAAAAGCCCCCTTTATATAAAGTCACATCTTTAACAGCATTACTGTTAAATGCACTGAAAAACCCATAAAGGTGGTCAACCTGGTAAACCGTAAAACCATCAAAAAGTACCAGGTTCTG contains the following coding sequences:
- a CDS encoding TonB-dependent receptor, with the translated sequence MKRILLLLGFTGAISISALAQRPLKTQAAIDGFYSLPLARMLDTLSLKCKIRIIYEPEMLKDYMVTDRYLNEPVKEVLGKICRENKLYYWLDPDQNIYIIRRPEDVGRLKRIAADKPVLREVQVNSAAVLSEEKIEKTRMEPFKIKGRVVDNGSGESLPAAIVKVRNTGISTATNADGYFTLLNVPSDTGVLDINYIGYRPDVYALNKTNINGEIVIALFPAVKSLNEVVITDKRRDNAMSTDKRRVSVLQISLSKLEELPNIGEKDILRSFQLMPGISASNESSSGAYVRGGTPDQNLVLFDGFTVYQVDHLYGFFSAFNSNAVKDVTLYKGGFSAKYGGRLSSVTDIVGKEGNNKETNIAGDLSLLSANVFLEKPLNPKSTLLLAYRHSYQGPLYNKIFNKFNSSTAVASVPGGGRMGGGPPGGGGGGFGGAATVTTPSSSFYDLNAKYTYAPDDRNRFSWSIYQGNDNLDNSRDVALPAFLSGGGSISSTDKTTYGNLGSSFKWSSRWTSRLYSNTLLSYSTYHSDRDNSNKITVQDSEGVDQEISTGTFEKNNLKDFSLKSDWELQATGKLKVLFGGFASRQNVAYENSLNDTSTLINQNTKALTGGGYADLEITPLRGLQLNPGFRSTYYDLTGKVYMEPRFSATYTLIDRLTLKGSTGKFYQFTNRVIKEDILAGSRDFWVLSNGSTIPVSSALHYVAGVSYETDQFLIDVEGYYKSLDNLSEYSQRQTGRRMGSAGTLEEHFYNGTGYTKGIEFLLQKTHGKYTGWLSYTLSKAVNNFEVYGGEFPANQDTGHEFKLVNVYHNGKWTFSATWIYATGKPYTAPLTSYTVNDYAGRSHTFLTISEKNGARMPAYHRLDASVTYDLIKIDSRKTGSIGFSLFNIYNRSNVWYKQYSIINNQVLTSNVNYLGFTPNITLSLKWK